Part of the Cololabis saira isolate AMF1-May2022 chromosome 15, fColSai1.1, whole genome shotgun sequence genome, cgggatgaggcgagagtgggacaaaatcccagcaactgcgtctcaatgcaaacagaggaggagagcgtttgctgtcaagagctcatgtttttgtcagcagctgttcactttaagctattatgtgataaaacgtattccaatatcaataattttggagattattagcatccaccgctgtcctatgctttataaatcattaggaCAGGTGGCGCCGCGATTCAATTTCGTAATAGGCACAGAAACAATCCATCCACTGCTCTATTTCAGAGTCTCACTCGGCCTGAATATTACACTATCCATTAGGGAGAGGATAGGTTGGTTGGCTATTCAGTGttcaataagtatttcaaagatcttttttcctcaaacaaaactttgcagtgacaaattggaTAAAGTGCGCACGGCGCACTACACATGGTGACATTATTATGCGCACCTCCACACAGATGCAAACATGGTGTCAGCgcatcagaaacacagatgaaaacacaactaAACATTAAAGGTGATGGCGCACCCAGAAACGAATGAAAACACGTCTAAACAGGTGGCGGCGCAACAGAAACccagatgaaaatgcagctaaaaacattaaggtgacggcgcacctacaaaaaagtaaaaaaaaaaacaaaaaaaaaagtacagcaccataaagcatgaactataaaaacaccataaaactcagatagactaaccgaccacacgtttcaactagcagatagccgatgctacaataaaaaccccagccagatctggcgtcattaaattaaataaagatgttcttgcctatttgacgcgaagtctgcgcctcccgtttcgtcaaagtcccgggccagtcccctcagcctctggtctgtcatcaaacgatGGACCCAGCACGTACCAAAAATAAATCCTTCAAAAAAAGGGTATGCACAGTGCGTACAGGATTCCGGCTGGCTGCGCCGCTGCATTATATACAGTTTAATGCACTGGTAATATGCGCACgacttgatcttttttttttttttacttttttgtaggtgcgccgtcaccttaatgtttttagctgcattttcatctggGTTTCTGTTGCGCCGCCACCTGTTTAGACGTGTTTTCATTCGTTTCTGGGTGCGCCATCACCTTTAATGTTtagttgtgttttcatctgtgtttctgatgcGCTGACACCATGTTTGCATCTGTGTGGAGGTGCGCATAATAATGTCACCATGTGTAGTGCGCCGTGCGCACTTTAtccaatttgtcactgcaaagttttgtttgaggaaaaaagatctttgaaatacttattgaaCACTGAATAGCCAACCAACCTATCCTCTCCCTAATGGATAGTGTAATATTCAGGCCGAGTGAGACTCTGAAATAGAGCAGTGGACGGACTGTTTCTGTGCCTATTACGAAATTGAATCGTGGCGCCACCTGtcctaatgatttataaagcataggacagcggtggatgctaataatctccaaaattattgatattggaatacgttttatcacataatagcttaaagtgaacagctgctgacaaaaacatgagctcttgacagcaaacgctctcctcctctgtttgcattgagacgcagttgctgggattttgtcccactctcgcctcatcccgtcttttttggtcttcatttggctcgttttgagatatgttttcagtgttgtcttCCTCATTGACCTTGTGCTTgggttcaaattgaaatggctgaacagatgacatgtttatcctctggattatctcgttgaacagtcaaaacagtgtacgggggccagcaggtgcaaccgtgtgacgtcactacccagaatgcattgcggtgtaaacaacaatggcgacctacgagttaaattatattttcaaattttataaaaacgaagacatcaaaaaggttttttatatcacattgttataattgataccaacatttatcttttaagacctacatgtcttaatacgcagggttccctttaagaaGGTTTAAAGTATACCTTCAAActgcaaaaagaagaaatggcagcaaaagACCCACATTTTTGAGCAGGTAATTTATTGAAAACAActgaaatttaattgaatttaactGAAATGGGCTGTTCATCAGCTGAACAAAGCTTTAAGACCATAGCACAAAAATCCCTAAACGGCCTCAAAACAGATattaaagggtaaaaaaaaaccctcagtaCTGAGTAACTCCACCGTTCTTGTTGATCACTTCAAAAATAATACTAACTAGAAATTGGACACCTTATTCATTTCAGTTTTCTTGAAAGGTTGTTTGCCTTGATGAAGCTGTAATATCAACCTACCCATTTAGCGGTTTCATGTGTGATacacagtatttatttatttgtatttgtataaaATGTGTATTTGCTGGCTGCATAATTGTTTCAGAAAAAATTGCAGATATGTTTGAATGGTTTTCTGGCTGCTATGGTTTCTTAGACATGAATGTCCAGTATCTCAAGAACCATATTTCTTTTTGTGTTTCCATGaatacaaagtaaaagagtttatTTTCTACAAACTACGCCCACATTTCATGATCCATTAACGATGTCAGTTAATTTTAAGCACCTGTTTAagttgcagacacacaacaggTGAAAGCAGTTTCCTTGATTGCCATGCTCCAGTCACAGAGAATAAAACCCCCCACAGAGCAATGAGTAGGCATTCAGTCACCATGGCTTTCTCTTGGTATTGTGTTCTGCTCCTCTGTCTGGGTGCTCGGGCTGCAAATGCAGGTAAGAGTTCAATAGTGGTTGTTTGGTTTTTCCATTTCTTCCCTTTCTCCCTCTCTTGATGCCTTTTCATACAATACATGTTGTGCCTTTTTTGTCTTATTCCTTGCAGAGATGAAACTGGATTGCAGGCCTGACTACATGGCACTGGTTTGGTCAGACAGCAGATCACAGGCGGACACTTCATTGTTTCGACTTGGTAGTTGCGCACCTACTAGCTCTACATCAAGGGAGGTTGTCTTCAGTGTTGGCCTTACTGACTGTAACTTCAGGAAACTGGTGAGTAGCACTCCATTGGTTACATGATTACGTCTACCTTAACTCATGCCGGCTCTTGATTTAGGTAACTGGAAATGAGTTAACCTACTCCAATGAGCTCATCTACACTCCTTCCCTTGACTCGTATGTCCTTCCCTTCACTCTGCCAGTTGTCTGTTCATATGAGAGGTGAGCAATATTATCTGAAGAGGTGCACAGATGTTAGGCATTGCAGCTActaaactttatttttcttttcttctccagGCCAAATGACTGGCACCCTGTGATTGTTGATCCAGTGTTTGACACATATGGTGTGGAAAACCTTGTGTTCCATATGGAACTCATGAATGGTTGGTTTAACGCATGACACTCTACAATAACAACTGTCCAATGCATTAACTGTCTTTTCtgtggctccagctgatttctcaggcCCCGCAGAGTCTACCAGTTTCCGTCTGGGCTCCATGATCCCCATCATGGCTAGTGTAGAGCAGCGGAGCCATCAGCCCTTGTTGTTGCTCCTCGAGGAATGTGTTGCTGCCACCACAGAAGACTTGGAGCCTGGAACAGACTTCCATTCAATCATTGCAAATAAGGGGTACAGATAGCCCAGCTTGAGATTTGCTGTAATGTGCCAGGTActcgttttaacatttaaatttCAACTACAGATGTCTTGTGGATAGCAAGAGTACACGCTCAAGATTTGAACCAAGGCAAAAATTGTCTGAACTCCAGCTATCCCTGCAAGCATTCAAGTTTGCTTTGGGACAAGAGGTAAACTTGTTGTATTCAATGTTTAAAGGCTTGATGGACTAGCAAATGGTGACATCATATTGCTCCACTAGGTATATATTCACTGCAGCCTTGTGGCCTGGGATCCAAATGGTCTTGACGACTCAAAGAAGGCCTGCCAATACGTAAAGGGTCATGGGTAAGACTTCACATAGTTTGGGGACACAGGGCTTTAGATCCTGCAGAAATTCTGACGTCTGTCCTTGTCTCATCTAGCTGGGAATTGCTGGACGACGACTCGTACAACCATCTATGTAACTGCTGTGAATACACCTGCAAGTCCAGAAAGGCAAGAAGTCTGGAACCAGGTATGTAGCACTCTTTTCTTGCACAACATGTCCTACCTGGCTTTCATGATGTACTTTTGTTTCCATAGGCACCAATGGTTTGATGAAGAAAGCTGTCCTTGGGCCACTGACTATCACAGTCTGACTTCCTTGACGATGGACGCAAGCTTCACTGCATTCAGACTTGTCTCTTTTATTCTATGAACCTCTTCACCTATGTGGAATAGTCTCTAGAAAATGCTGGTTAAAATGTTCATGACACTTTTGGTCCCATTTACACAAGACTGTATGTTTGACAAGGTTGCATAAAGGCATGTCTCAGAACCACATGAATTCATCCAAATTGTTCTTTTCCACAAGGGAAGTGGCAACATGAATGCAATAACTAGTTTATATGCATTCTTGGAATAATTTTGctacagggggggggggtatgaaaatgcatttttgaGAAATCAAAACCCTGTCATGCCAAGCTTCCATACAATAATTAGATCCCAAAGCCATGTTTAGGTCACTTGATATTCCCGAGGCACTTGGGCACGAATAGAAATTCAGTTCTAAAGTATTAATTCCCCCAAAAGTTGTTGCAGGAGTTTTCATTATTAAGTGATCTAAAAACTGTATTGCTttgggcaggaaggatctcctgtagaggtctgtgcTGCAGTGGAtctgaaaaagctccattgCTGAATCTGTTAAAATGACCAGGATTGTATCATCTGTACAATCAGAACATATAGAACATTGTTCAGTTCgtcactggctctgatgctgctcctcAAACATGACTGAACTCTCCAACTATAGAAGATACTCAACATCTTTCTGTAAATCCTGAAGGACCTAAGTTTAAGTAAAGTCCTGTCTGCCCTGTCTTAGAAACACCAGTGTATCTCTAATCCAGTCTGTGTAGGTGAACGCAGGGATTTATATTCCACTTCTCTCCTGATGGACTTCAACTTGATCCTAGCTCTCCTAAAACCCACAATCCTATCCTTGTTTACAATCAAGATGAGATTGTTTCCACACCACCACTGATACACCCCACAACTTCAGAGGgatgagtatttctgcaggtgacaGGGCTACTACTTGCACTGGATGAGATGAAAAGGAACCGTGCaacaaacttcaggcatgtcttaaggACATAAAAGCCTGGATGTCCACTAacgttttgcttctaaattccaataaaacagtttttggtcccaaacaccttaggaagggattaaatGGTGTTGTGATGGCTTACAGTATAACTATGTTACCATGGTGTTATTTTCAACCAAGATTTGTCCTATAAACggcatattaatcaggtttgtaagacaGCGTTGTTCAATCTCTGTAATATCACAAAGATTAGAAACATCTTTtcccagagtgatgcagaaaaaataaatcatgcgTTTGTGTCTTCtaggctagattactgtaatgtgttattagcagggtGTCCAAGTAAatctctgaatatcctccagatgatccaaaatgcagcagcaagtgctgacaggaattaactaaagagaccacgtctctccagtgttagcctcacTCCTTTGGCACCctgtaaaactcagaatccaattcaatattttattacttacgtataaaaccataaacagcctaGCTCCATgatatttacaagacctgatagtaccttacTGCAtattcctaacagagctctccgttctcagagtgcaggtttactcatagttcctacagtatccaaatgtagatttggagggcgggcgttctgctatcaggaaccgttactacggaaccaacttccaatctgggttaaggaggctgactgacgccacctccacctttaaaaccaaacttcaaacctttctgtttagtaaagtctatagttagtgttcagtaaacctctagtagtaaactctagtgtgttaggaccagtagtcgtagctgcagctgcaggaccagactagagcagctggtctgaaccagagcttcatcctagatatgctgctataggcttatgctgcagggggacaccaacatgatccattGAGTGGTGCCACTTCTACGAGGCTCACGTAGAATATGCAACAGTGAGATTAAAGATTAACACATTTACAAGATAAACAGCCGCAAATATAAAGTGTGCAAAGGATAAACCAGATAATCAATATAAACAGGATAAATACCAACAAATACAGTAGAGCGTGCAAAAAATAACCATAAAAAACAAGATGAAGACAGGATACTATGATGTGACCAGGATCTAGACATAATGATTAAAAGTGTAATGTCTTTGTGCAATGTTTTGCTCTCCTCTCCTGTCTTCAACTCAATCCACAGCTTcaatagggcccgagcactgacagtgcgaaggtccaattgtatctgtaggaattcttctttccaggggcgcagcttgtgaacaggcaaggcaggcaactgcttggggccccgagttgttggggggcccatgaggcccaaaaaaaaaatatatatattttttttttaataattacttttattacaaaagtgtttcctatcaggggttttgaggactaaaaaagtattgaaggctgtttttactgtacagatctcaaaatgtggtaaccacaatgaccacatcctcctccttaaacaaacataaggcaattatcaatgacacctcagtagccagtaagaaacGGGGCCCCATGTtgtcattcccatgatcacggCCATCCACCTGTAtgcagtgtcaaaaaaaaacaaactacacacagtgtcgtgtgtgtaaattagcagtgtgtaaataaatataaaattcataaagttttcgttggtgtcagtttattataacataacggtgatgaacgctggtttgaggggccccctagaaatttttgcctagggccccaacagaccctagaatcgcctctgcttctttctttcttctggcgaaaggaaggcctttttgcccccctaaacgtgcccaaaaagtcaccaaattttgcacgcaagccaggcctggcgaaaaatttgatatttaatggtttgcattaatgggcgtggtctaatggctcaacagcgccccctagaaaactttgtgcgtcgagccccacaatacggtttgacgtacatgcacgaaaatcggtacacacctgtatcatgtcgcaacttaaagaaaagtctcttggcgccatggccgaaaccgaacaggaagtcagccattttgaattaatcgtgtgattttggcgaaatttatgccattccttcggcagttaatacggcccgaaccgtaacgtgcacccaggtgtgttatacctcaaaatgtgcgtctccatcctgcgacaacgcgcattacttttctctttcaaaagcgttaccgtggcgacgctagacgccaaaaagcgcgcccacccttcatctgattggttcagacagaaaaaacttagATTGAGTTTTCTTTGAAATCTGTGGCTCTGTCCCGGTCAATCCATACATTCTTTATAATACTGATGGTGATGAACGGACAATCACCCATTCGTCTATTCGTATGAGAAGAAAGAAGTTCCTTGTTTGCATTCCTTGGAGAGCGCAGCGAGGTACgatgtttgttttcttattgttttcttaacatttagatatagttgtgtatgtttttaGTATTGTATAATTTAATTAGGATCTGTTTCATTCATGAGTTGTTTGTACGCGCTGTGGAAATTAGTTTTATGAATTGTTTGTATCCCTTTTTTTCTATATAGTTTTCACGGTGTCGTAAGGACTTATGAAAGAATGTCTGCATGATTCTGGATGCGACCTGAATAAAGAAACCTTACGCATCAGTCGAGACTCTCTATTGTCTTCAATCCAAGGTCTGCTACACATGGTATAATCTGCATACTGAAACAAaaagtgcgtaaaatggaaaggaagttgTACTCATTTAAATCTGTAGATTCTCATTGTGCATGAAATGATAGTTTTAGTATATTAAAACAAACTCTTTGTTACGCTAGAATGGTTTGTCATTTTTCATCATTGGAAGATCATAAAAATGGGGATAGTGCTGTTGTTGAGCAGGCGTACTGTATACAGAGGCTATTGCCCTTGTGCAGCCGGTCGCTCTTTACTGCGTCTTCCCCCCTCTCTCTACCCACATTTCCTGTCAGTTTGAAAATAAAGGCCACTCAAGCCATAAaaaaatcttgaaaaaaaaacaaaaacataataaaagtaacacgttttctgttcagcactgtagccaggctgacatagtcacaactctgttgagccgtgcattcctgcagctctcagtagtgaagactgaGCTTCTTCTGCactaaaataatcagaataagaGGAGAAATCAACCAGGCCTATCCAGCAGTGGCTGTGGTTGTTTCTCCAGCTTCAGTCATCTTCTCAGGTCCTGACTTGACTCTGGACGTTTAGTTCCTACAGACCTCCCTGAACTGACCTCAGTCGTGAATCAAGCTCAGTCCTCCATGTGactgttagaccccatcccgactcaactactcaaaaaggttttctcTCTCGttggttctgttgtttctttcttCTAGTTTTCACATAAACCTCTTCATAAACTCTCCTGGCCTGGTACAAAACAAattcacccccctcagagttgccATGGATGTGAAATGAAAACGGTCCTTTGAACCAgactgtttatttctgctctgaagATGGAGCGTTTAACAGTGCAGTCAGTGCAGGTTGAGCCGGTTGTGGAGCCCCTAGCGGTCGCTAACTGAGGTCagaccaggggcgtcaattgggtatggcaaggtatggcagccgccacaccttggcttcaagggaaaatgtaaatgtttgtttttttaatacatttatggaattactctgtgtctatttgtattgattattctattacttaatacatatagaataactacaaatgcaaatcagaacaacatgatcgatttcactagttattttacactgcaaaaacggaaaatcttaacaagaatatttatcttatttctagttaaaatgtctaatttttagtaaaaaaaaacccattacatttaagacaagactcaaaaacaaccattttcacctgtttcaagtagattttcacttaaaataagtggaaaaatctgccagtggaacaatatttttttgcttgtaatgagaagataaatcttgtcccactggcagatttttctacttatttcaagtgaaaatttacttgaaacaggtgaacatggtaaaataacaagttatttttctggtgatgaattttttgactaaaaattagacattttaactagaaataagacaaatattccttttttttgagtttttgcagtgagcgagactgcatttgaaaaagttccaatgttcttgaccacacagataagctccatagcagacttctgtgatgagtatttgctggacgtgttgattgatactgtagttaagttctgtgactcgtaaccttgccataccttagcttccactgaattgacgccactgggtcAGGCCACAGGAGCTAAACGACACACACAGCGTTTCAGAGCTCCTGAGATGGCGAAGCTGTCAGACAGTTACACCACAACTTTATCCTTAAACCAGATAACATctttaatgaatgaaagaaaaaaaagcatacaaggaataaatcataaaaacaagaaactCATATGAACAGGGGTTATATCATCTATGCGTGACTTCCAGACACATCTGAGGGTTCAAGTCTTGGACAAAGCCAGAAGACGATAAGCAGTGTGAGAAGATCAAGCAGCACGTGAACCATCAAGTTCTGAAAGAACCATGTTGGACGTGGTTCATCTAGAGGTGTTCTGATGACATTCTTCCCTTTCCGACGGCGAGTCCCAATATTTTAGATGTCGGCAGCCGCAGAATTTTTTTGGTTGTCACCAGAACATCACCCCACATCAGGCAGCAGACAGAGGTCCGGACGTCCGTCCTAAAGCTGACGGACTGGAACTCTTTCAGGTAACAAAACTTATGTTCCTTTTAGTAGAATCAGGGAGTGTTTCTGATTCTGGTGTCAGAATCTGAACAATTCTAAATAAGACACAAATAAAACGttattaaagagaaaaaaacccacggaaaaaaaaaaaaaatacaaaacaactgAGGGAAAAGtcataaaaacagaaagaaCAACAGGGATGACGTTGAGGACATTGTTGGAAGACTGGAGGACAGTTCACATCTGGATCTTAGTGAGACTAAACTTCAGtgagactcacacacacacacacacacacacacacacacacacacacacacacacacacacacacacacacacacacacacacacacacacacacacacacacacacacacacacacacacacacacacacacacacacacacacactttagtgCTTCTGGACCTTAGTGACGGTCCTCACTGGAGCTTGTTAAAACCAGACTGGGCCAACATggaccagttcagaccagaCTGGACCAGTTCAGAGCAGACTGGGCCAGTTCAGACCAGGGTATGCTCCCGATGAGGACCGAGTAAGCTGAAACCTCAGAAAGCTCAAATCTAAAAATCAAAGGTGGTCTTTGAGAGGAGGAGCTCGGGTtgggcgccccctgctggtgaaCAGTCGGGGCACCATGACATCACGGTGACATCACTGTTACCGATCATCATCACAAGACAACATCTAAACAAAATCTAGCATTTAAAACCGAACATTTCAGGCAGGAGCAGTTGGCAGAAGAAGAGGACATCATGAATGTCCTCTCAGAGAGGTTACCGTGGGATTGGTGCAGGAAACAAGGTCGACAGaagtagtccatgggccagaccagctATCAGTACCACTCAGGGTTgacaaacttacttatgatttttgaaaatatccacgtctgtagatgatattttggtatgataacccttcctgagtggcagctggatcagttatcagctcatgaagttacccacccccttcaggttaattgatgattctaaattgtattatacatttcctgaatccttatggtcctgtgagtattccagtttttgtattttttttttttgtttgtactttttgtattttgtgtctctaatgtttataaaactaagctggttccttatctcattgttatgtcctttatATATTTGcaggataaagaccagtttgtgacattagtggctgttatagtttcataggagcctaatgatgctctgctagtttaaggctcacaatgacctgacaatgatatagtatggggtatattatacatttcctgaatccctatggtcctgtgagtatcccagtttttgtattttgtgtctctgttgttcctagatgacacagggataaaaaactggaaaaaacaacaattttcacctgtttcaagtaaattttcacttgaaataagtagaaaaatctgccagtgggacaagatttatcttctcattacaagcaaaaaaatcttgttccattggcagatttttctacttattttaagtgaaaatctacttgaaacagattttttttaactaaaaatgagacattttaactagaaataagacagatattcttgttaagattgtgggtttttgcagtgtattatgtcagatgtgctgtattattgccaccttccacctaataccattgttttgtattactctaagaaaggtcttctgcctgtttgcgagatagagatggaaatgtcaaaatgctgtattaaaggaaggctaaaacttttattccttgtccccccctggatttattctctaaaattttactgtttattgtcccccccaactatgaaacaggattttcgcccctgcttaaaaggtcccctttaaaatgataccaaagacaatattgtgaaacattgacagatatcctgtacatgactCTAAACCAGgacatgcagcagcatctaaaatgtaattttctgaagggggtgggtaacttcatgagctgataactatgatccagctgccactcaggaagggttatcgtaccaaaatatcatatacagacatggatcttttcaaaaatcataagtaagtttggtcaccttgagtggtgctgaacagtgaaattttgggctctggcccctggactaaagAATAGAAACATCCTACACCAAACACCTCAGAGAACATGGGTTACACATGCAGAGAAAGCTTActaaaactgttaaaaacatgcatccagaACCATC contains:
- the LOC133460806 gene encoding zona pellucida sperm-binding protein 3-like translates to MAFSWYCVLLLCLGARAANAVFLAEMKLDCRPDYMALVWSDSRSQADTSLFRLGSCAPTSSTSREVVFSVGLTDCNFRKLVTGNELTYSNELIYTPSLDSYVLPFTLPVVCSYERPNDWHPVIVDPVFDTYGVENLVFHMELMNADFSGPAESTSFRLGSMIPIMASVEQRSHQPLLLLLEECVAATTEDLEPGTDFHSIIANKGCLVDSKSTRSRFEPRQKLSELQLSLQAFKFALGQEVYIHCSLVAWDPNGLDDSKKACQYVKGHGWELLDDDSYNHLCNCCEYTCKSRKARSLEPGTNGLMKKAVLGPLTITV